GTAGGCAAAGACGCTGCGCAGGATCGGGGGCATCGCAGTGGTCACCCCCAGCCACCACACGGTCGTGAACAGCGCGCCGGGCCATTTCGGATAGCCCCGCTTGCGATATTCCGACGGCGTCAGCGTATAGAACAGCATGTACAGCGACAGGCCGAGCCCGATCGCGGGGATGATCCGCGAGACCTGGAGGACGGCGATCGCTTCGGAGAGCTGCGGCAGTGCCGCATCGATCACCTGCTGCGCGGTGCCGATCACCACATGCGCAAAAAGCGATGCCATCAGCAGCACCACCGCGCCCAGGATCAGCCCGGCCGACAGCAGGCGGTATTTCCAGAAAGCGTAGATCGACCGCGTGCCATAAGCGCGGCGCAGGATGTCGCGAATCGTTTCGACCAAGCTCGATACGGTCCACAGCGCCACCGCCGCGCCGAACCACAGCAGCCAGCCCTCGCGCGCGCCCATCACGTCCTGCGCCACCGGAGCGATTGCGCTGGCGACCGTGGGCGGCATCGCCATCACCACGGTATCGACCAGCGCGTTGGTTTGTTCGCGCCCTCCGATCAGTTCGAACGCCGCCGCGCCGAGGATGAAGAACGGGAAGATCGCCAGCATCGACAGATAGGCGAGATTTCCGGCGTGGATGAAGCCATCGTTATAGGTGCCGACGGCGGTGCGCTTGACCACTTCGAAAGCCCGGGTGCCCGGCCCGGCGAGAGCGACGAGCCGTTCGGCGAGGGTGCGCCTGGCGGGGCGCTCCGGATCGATTCCGCTGCCGACGAGCGCGTGAATGCGCGAGCGGGAATGCCGCCGGCGCGCTTCGGGTGTGAGCGAGATGACCTCGCGCTCGTCGGGGGGAGGAATGGTGGGGGGAACTTCCATGACGCCGGGCGTCAAAGCCCGAATTTCTCGCGTGGTCTTGCCGGATCGACCCAGTCGCCTAGCTGTTGTTCGAGCTTTTCGAGATCTTCGGGCAGCTGGATTTCGAGCGTGACCAGCTGGTCGCCGCGCTCGACGCCGCCGGGCCCGGTCTTTCTGGTCCAGCCCTTGCCCGCGAGCCGCATCACCGTGCCGCCGCTGGTGCCGGGCTTGATCGTCAGCATCACCGGGCCATCGACGGTCGGGCATTTGACCTTCGCGCCGCGGATTGCCTCGCTCAGCGTGATCGGCAGATCCATGCGGATATTGTCGCCGTCGCGGTGGAAGAACGGGTGCGCGCCGATTTCGATCACCACGATCCCGTCGCCGGGCCCGCCGGGCCCGTCGTGACCCTTGCCGCGCAGCCGCATCTGCGTCCCGTCGGTCACGCCGACCGGCAGCTTGAGATTGATCGCCTTGCCATCGGCCAGCGTGATCCGCTGATCGCGACCGGCGGCGGCATCGACGAACGGCACGGCGAGCCGGTACTGGATGTCGGCCCCGCGCCGGGGCGGGGGAGGCGGTGGTCGCTGGCCGAACCCGCGCCGGGCCCCGTTGCCGCCCGTGCTGCGCGCCTTTCCGCCGCCGAACAGTCCTTCGAACAGGTCGCCGAGATCCATCTCTTCGGCCCCGAACCCGCCGAAATCCTGCTGACGATAGCCGCGCGCGCCCGACCCGCCGGCAAATCCCCTGCCGCCCATTCCCGCGAACGGGTTGAGCGGATTGCCATCGGCATCGATCTCGCCGCGATCGAACTGCGCGCGCTTGTTCTTGTCCGACAGCAGGTCGTAGGCCTTGGTCACGTCCGAGAACCGCTCGGCCGCGTTGGGCTTGTCCTTGTTGCGGTCGGGATGCAGCTCCTTGGCGAGCTTGCGATAGGCGCTCTTGATGTCGGCCTCCGAGGCCGTGCGCGCTACACCAAGGGTGCCATACGGGTCTGCCATGGTGTTTTAGCTAGGTGAGGCAGTGCGCGGGTGCAAGCGTGCGATGCAATGTGCAAACAGTCGGGTTAAGGTGCGGGGCGGTTTCCTATGGCGTTCCAGAGGCGTAGGAGAACGCGATGTGCAGCGGTTTCGTCAACTTGGCCCTTGCCAAGCCCGCGCTCTTGCCGCTTGGCAGTCTGAGCGTTTCAGGACTGTGTTTCATGTGTTCCAACCCTGCATCAGGTGCCACGAAATGAGTGAATCGACCCACCGTCCCGCCAGCCTCGATGAGGCGCAGCTGGCCGATAGCCACATCCCCGGCGGAGCCGATCCCTACGTCCTGTTCGACGAATGGTTCGCGCTGGCGCAGGAAAGCGAGCCCAACGATGCCAACGCGATGGCGCTCGCCACCGCAACGCCCGAGGGTGCGCCTTCGGTGCGGATGGTGCTGCTGAAGGGGCATGGCGCGCACGAAGGCGGCTTCACCTTCTTCACCAATGCCGAAAGCCGCAAGGGCGAGGAGATTCGCGCCAACATGCAGGCCGCGTTGCTGTTCCACTGGAAGAGCCAGCGCCGCCAGATCCGCATCACTGGCCCGCTGGTGGAGGTCTCGCCCGAGCGCGCCGATGCCTACTTCCATTCGCGCCCCTACAAGTCGCAGGTCGGTTCGGCAGCGAGCGACCAGTCGCGTCCGCTGCCCGACCGCCAGACTTATATCGACCGGGTCAAGGCGCTGTGGGCGCAGCATCAGCGCGCGGGCGAGGTCCCGCGTCCGGCGCACTGGACCGGCTTCACGCTGCGGCCCGAGCGGATCGAATTCTGGATGGACCGCGACAACCGCCTGCACGATCGCCGCCTGTTCACCCTGTCGGGCGCGGGCGATGCGCTCGAGTGGACCGATACGCTGTTGTACCCGTGATCGGGCTGTTTCCTTGAGCGACAACGCCAGCCTGACGCGCAGCGCCGCCTATGCGTCGATCGCGACGGCGCTGTTCCTTGCCGCGATCAAACTGTGGGCGACCGCGCGCACCGGCTCGACCGCGATGCTCGGCAGCCTCGCGGACACCGCGCTCGATCTCGTCGCCTCGATCGCGACGCTGATCGGCGTCACCATCGCCGCGCAGCCGCCCGACAAGAAACACCGGTTCGGCCACGGCAAGGCGGAATCGCTCGCGGCGATGTTCCAGGTGATCCTGATCGCGCTGTCGGCGGCGGGGATCGGCTTTCGCGCGATCCTTGCACTGATCGAGGGGCAACGCACGACCGCGGCGCAGGAGGGGATCGCGGTGTCGCTGGTCGCGATCGTCGCCACGCTGGCGCTGCTGGCATGGCAGCGCCACGTCGTGCGCAAGACCGCATCGGTCGCGATCAAGGCCGATCACGTTCACTACCAGTCGGACCTGCTGCTCAACCTCGCGGTGATCGCCGCGCTGGTGGCCGACCAGATGCTCGGCATTCCGGGAGCCGATCCGTTGTTCGGCCTCGCTATCGCCGGGTGGCTGCTCTGGGGGGCATGGGGCACGGCGCGCGAGGCGGTCGATCACCTGATGGATCGCGAATGGCCCGAGGACAAGCGCCGCAAGCTGGTCGAGCTGGCCGCCAAGCACCCGGAACTGGAGAGCCTCCACGACCTGCGGACGCGCACCAGCGGGACGCGTGATTTCGTGCAGTTCCACGTCGACCTGCCGGGCGACATGACGGTCGCACAGGCGCACGACATCATTGAGCGCGTCGAGGCAGATCTCGAAAGCCACTTTCCCAACACCGACCTGCTGATTCACATCGATCCCGAAGGCCATGTCGACGAGCCGGGCAACCCGCTGCAGGAAGCCGACGAGTTCGACAAGCTGGAGGACGAGTGATGCCCGCCATTCCCTACTGGCATGTCGATGCCTTTGCCGCGCAGCCCTTCGGCGGCAATCAGGCGGCGGTGATGGTGCTGGACGCGTGGCTGCCCGACGATGTGCTGGTAAAGATCGGGGCGGAGAACAACTTCGCCGAGACCGCCTTTCTGGTGCGCGACGAGACGGGTCAGGCGGATTGGGAATTGCGCTGGTTCACGCCGACCAATGAAATCCGCCTGTGCGGCCATGCGACGCTCGCAAGCGGGCACACGCTGTTGA
The Erythrobacter sp. JK5 DNA segment above includes these coding regions:
- a CDS encoding YihY/virulence factor BrkB family protein, which encodes MEVPPTIPPPDEREVISLTPEARRRHSRSRIHALVGSGIDPERPARRTLAERLVALAGPGTRAFEVVKRTAVGTYNDGFIHAGNLAYLSMLAIFPFFILGAAAFELIGGREQTNALVDTVVMAMPPTVASAIAPVAQDVMGAREGWLLWFGAAVALWTVSSLVETIRDILRRAYGTRSIYAFWKYRLLSAGLILGAVVLLMASLFAHVVIGTAQQVIDAALPQLSEAIAVLQVSRIIPAIGLGLSLYMLFYTLTPSEYRKRGYPKWPGALFTTVWWLGVTTAMPPILRSVFAYNLTYGSLAGIIIALFFFWLVGLGLVIGAELNAALAEPEPCKEETMERALAREGEMQEGSAS
- a CDS encoding DnaJ C-terminal domain-containing protein; this encodes MADPYGTLGVARTASEADIKSAYRKLAKELHPDRNKDKPNAAERFSDVTKAYDLLSDKNKRAQFDRGEIDADGNPLNPFAGMGGRGFAGGSGARGYRQQDFGGFGAEEMDLGDLFEGLFGGGKARSTGGNGARRGFGQRPPPPPPRRGADIQYRLAVPFVDAAAGRDQRITLADGKAINLKLPVGVTDGTQMRLRGKGHDGPGGPGDGIVVIEIGAHPFFHRDGDNIRMDLPITLSEAIRGAKVKCPTVDGPVMLTIKPGTSGGTVMRLAGKGWTRKTGPGGVERGDQLVTLEIQLPEDLEKLEQQLGDWVDPARPREKFGL
- the pdxH gene encoding pyridoxamine 5'-phosphate oxidase; the protein is MSESTHRPASLDEAQLADSHIPGGADPYVLFDEWFALAQESEPNDANAMALATATPEGAPSVRMVLLKGHGAHEGGFTFFTNAESRKGEEIRANMQAALLFHWKSQRRQIRITGPLVEVSPERADAYFHSRPYKSQVGSAASDQSRPLPDRQTYIDRVKALWAQHQRAGEVPRPAHWTGFTLRPERIEFWMDRDNRLHDRRLFTLSGAGDALEWTDTLLYP
- a CDS encoding cation diffusion facilitator family transporter — protein: MSDNASLTRSAAYASIATALFLAAIKLWATARTGSTAMLGSLADTALDLVASIATLIGVTIAAQPPDKKHRFGHGKAESLAAMFQVILIALSAAGIGFRAILALIEGQRTTAAQEGIAVSLVAIVATLALLAWQRHVVRKTASVAIKADHVHYQSDLLLNLAVIAALVADQMLGIPGADPLFGLAIAGWLLWGAWGTAREAVDHLMDREWPEDKRRKLVELAAKHPELESLHDLRTRTSGTRDFVQFHVDLPGDMTVAQAHDIIERVEADLESHFPNTDLLIHIDPEGHVDEPGNPLQEADEFDKLEDE